The Pyruvatibacter sp. HU-CL02332 genome includes a window with the following:
- a CDS encoding polysaccharide biosynthesis C-terminal domain-containing protein: MTALDTQQSATNSFVRLTARIVSRLPAPIATKLSGLLDNADDLASVLRGAASVMAIRVAGACVSFVSLALLARWMGAFEFGIYAYVWTWIIFVGTMAPLGLNTSLMRFIPEYMARQRWGRIWGLLTQAHLIVLAAATTASVLGGITLWIVHPYIDDYYVLPFAVALLVLPLYALLDTQEGTARAFGWVTLAYIIPYLMRPLLLLLGIGALVLVGIAPDAIAALFAMITATAIGIAVQAVILVRSIRATVPRAKPRTHAGYWLMISIPMLVFEGAYLLMSSTDVIMLGQIEDPASVAIYYAAARTASLIGFVYFATTARTVPKFSEINASGTREDLQKFLDGVNRVSFWPSFMGVLVLLVIGQYILGMFGDGFEDGYLILVILSIGYIARCTVGPLEYLLSMTGRQMTATKIICASAVFNAGLNLLLIPELGTLGAALATIIAMIANLTALAIAVYQKLGINAFLLRPGR; the protein is encoded by the coding sequence ATGACCGCCCTCGACACACAGCAGTCTGCGACAAACAGCTTTGTGCGCCTGACGGCCAGGATCGTATCAAGACTTCCCGCACCGATTGCCACGAAGCTGTCAGGCCTCTTGGACAATGCCGATGATCTTGCCTCCGTCCTGCGCGGTGCTGCATCGGTCATGGCAATTCGCGTGGCTGGTGCCTGTGTCAGCTTCGTCTCTCTGGCCCTGCTCGCCCGCTGGATGGGCGCGTTCGAGTTTGGCATCTACGCCTACGTTTGGACGTGGATCATCTTTGTCGGCACCATGGCGCCGCTCGGCCTCAACACGTCCTTGATGCGGTTTATCCCCGAATACATGGCCCGTCAGCGCTGGGGACGTATTTGGGGACTGCTGACGCAAGCGCATCTGATCGTGCTCGCCGCAGCGACCACGGCATCCGTCCTGGGCGGCATCACGCTTTGGATCGTGCACCCCTACATCGATGACTATTACGTTTTGCCCTTTGCCGTGGCACTTCTTGTACTGCCGCTCTATGCCCTGCTGGACACGCAGGAAGGGACAGCGCGGGCCTTCGGCTGGGTAACGCTCGCCTATATCATCCCGTATCTGATGCGGCCGCTCCTGCTGTTGCTCGGCATCGGTGCCCTGGTCCTTGTGGGTATTGCCCCGGACGCCATTGCCGCGCTGTTTGCCATGATTACCGCAACTGCCATCGGCATCGCAGTTCAGGCTGTCATCCTTGTGCGCAGCATCCGTGCAACCGTACCTCGCGCCAAGCCCCGCACCCATGCCGGCTACTGGCTGATGATTTCCATACCGATGCTGGTTTTTGAAGGCGCGTACCTTTTGATGTCGTCCACAGATGTCATCATGCTGGGACAGATCGAGGACCCCGCCTCCGTCGCCATCTATTACGCAGCCGCGCGCACCGCGAGCCTCATCGGTTTTGTCTATTTCGCAACGACAGCCCGCACGGTTCCCAAGTTCTCCGAGATCAATGCGTCCGGCACACGCGAAGACCTCCAGAAGTTTCTCGATGGCGTGAACCGTGTCAGCTTCTGGCCAAGCTTCATGGGCGTGCTGGTTCTGCTCGTCATTGGCCAATACATCCTCGGCATGTTCGGGGACGGGTTTGAGGATGGTTATTTGATCCTCGTAATCCTCTCCATCGGTTACATCGCCCGATGCACGGTTGGTCCGCTGGAATATCTTCTGTCGATGACCGGCAGACAGATGACAGCCACGAAGATCATCTGCGCTTCCGCCGTCTTCAACGCCGGACTCAACCTGCTGCTGATACCTGAATTGGGAACACTCGGCGCGGCACTGGCGACCATTATTGCGATGATCGCGAACCTCACGGCGCTGGCCATTGCCGTGTACCAAAAACTCGGCATCAACGCGTTCCTACTGCGTCCAGGACGCTAG
- a CDS encoding cupin domain-containing protein, with the protein MNQTSNAEHFSAHEGNIDMHVGMSPFKMRHDLAGNPLFSLEAMADLANELPRDKVDYNLANLPVDVSGKHVPFNGLSAANTIKEIETCGSWIVLKGMEHVPAYNALLDELIDDLACLSGVATSAFDHRVALGFVTSPGGVTPYHLDSEHNFLLQMSGKKTITILPHQATTTAEDTELSPAKSRYIQYQPGFAPLEQKFELSAGDAVCVPFNDPHYVKNGDEVSISMGITFHDLETWQRRKVATVNHMLRRIGLPQDRAGILSGKDKLKAAAYDALNTVVDPIRNNKKARQFVKRHVLRGAAATP; encoded by the coding sequence ATGAACCAGACATCAAACGCGGAACATTTCTCAGCTCATGAAGGCAACATCGACATGCATGTAGGTATGTCGCCGTTCAAGATGCGTCATGATCTGGCAGGCAATCCCTTGTTCAGCCTCGAAGCCATGGCTGATCTGGCAAATGAGTTGCCGCGCGACAAGGTGGATTACAATCTCGCAAATCTCCCTGTCGATGTCTCCGGAAAGCATGTCCCGTTCAACGGCTTGTCCGCTGCGAATACGATCAAGGAGATTGAGACGTGCGGATCATGGATCGTGCTCAAGGGCATGGAGCATGTCCCCGCCTACAATGCACTGCTCGACGAACTGATTGATGATCTGGCCTGCTTGAGTGGTGTGGCCACTTCAGCTTTTGATCATCGTGTGGCCCTTGGTTTCGTTACCTCACCAGGTGGCGTCACGCCCTATCATCTGGACTCGGAGCACAATTTCCTTCTCCAGATGTCCGGTAAAAAAACGATCACCATCCTGCCTCATCAGGCAACGACAACTGCTGAAGACACCGAACTCTCACCCGCCAAAAGCCGATACATCCAGTACCAGCCCGGCTTTGCGCCGCTGGAACAGAAGTTTGAGTTGAGTGCAGGCGATGCCGTTTGTGTGCCGTTCAACGATCCTCACTATGTGAAGAATGGTGACGAGGTATCCATCTCGATGGGCATTACGTTTCATGATCTTGAAACATGGCAGCGGCGCAAGGTGGCAACCGTCAACCACATGCTACGGCGCATTGGACTGCCGCAGGACCGCGCCGGAATACTGTCAGGGAAAGACAAGCTGAAAGCCGCCGCTTACGACGCCCTCAATACAGTCGTGGATCCCATTCGGAACAACAAGAAGGCGCGACAGTTTGTGAAGAGACACGTGCTGCGCGGCGCAGCTGCCACGCCTTAG
- a CDS encoding GNAT family N-acetyltransferase gives MSQNASSPTSVMTPSAARAADVPLRIVRSIDDLQYRVSIYQNLDDCAVAWRLFEQTAIATAFQQHAWLSAWMVTVGKARQVEPRIALVRDPDGELVMILPFAIERAMGVSTLVWLAQDEADYHGPLIHPKWNSQTPRKELGRILNVVASSIPKADAFSLTKTLAEIDGFKNPLGLLPHAAHPSSGHAISLDHDDFEAFYASLRSKSTRKRDRQRRRRLDESGDVAFTIPTTQADQHAMLDAILQQKSVWLNERGIIDPFGSDEVKAFLHGLIDDHTARSSLHLSALTLDGNVIAGNVGFVRGDRFYAVIGSVAEGEASRHSPGTIHLHELLRWCFANNISAFDLTVGDEGYKKDWCDAHLDLIDIRISLTLAGYVSALPSRIKDTLKRRIKASPALFHLALSARRIVRSVFPA, from the coding sequence ATGTCCCAGAACGCTTCTTCACCAACCTCTGTGATGACCCCGTCCGCTGCGCGGGCGGCGGATGTACCCCTTCGGATTGTCAGGTCGATTGACGATTTGCAGTACCGCGTTTCTATCTATCAAAACCTTGATGATTGCGCTGTTGCGTGGCGTCTGTTTGAACAGACGGCCATCGCAACGGCCTTTCAACAACACGCATGGCTCAGCGCCTGGATGGTAACTGTCGGCAAAGCCCGACAGGTTGAACCGCGCATTGCGCTGGTTCGCGACCCGGACGGCGAACTGGTAATGATCCTGCCCTTCGCCATTGAGCGCGCGATGGGTGTGTCGACACTGGTTTGGCTTGCCCAGGATGAGGCGGACTATCACGGGCCTCTAATCCATCCCAAATGGAATAGTCAGACGCCACGCAAAGAGCTGGGCCGCATTTTGAATGTTGTGGCGTCCAGTATTCCAAAGGCTGATGCCTTCAGTCTCACCAAGACCCTTGCCGAGATCGATGGTTTCAAAAATCCCCTTGGCCTGCTTCCGCATGCAGCCCACCCCTCATCCGGCCATGCCATCTCACTGGACCATGATGACTTTGAGGCGTTCTACGCGTCCCTGCGCAGCAAATCGACGCGCAAGCGGGATCGCCAGCGTCGCCGGCGGCTGGACGAAAGCGGTGATGTGGCCTTCACCATCCCCACGACGCAGGCAGACCAGCACGCCATGCTTGATGCCATCCTTCAGCAAAAGTCTGTTTGGCTGAACGAGCGCGGCATTATTGACCCGTTTGGTTCAGACGAAGTGAAAGCATTTCTGCACGGCCTGATTGATGATCACACCGCGCGCAGCAGCCTTCATCTGTCCGCCCTCACCCTCGATGGCAACGTCATCGCCGGGAATGTCGGGTTTGTCAGGGGCGACCGTTTTTATGCGGTGATTGGCAGCGTTGCCGAGGGTGAAGCCTCGCGCCACTCACCAGGTACAATCCATCTGCATGAGTTGCTGCGCTGGTGCTTTGCCAACAACATTTCGGCCTTTGACCTCACGGTCGGCGACGAGGGATACAAGAAGGACTGGTGCGACGCGCATCTGGATCTCATCGACATCCGTATCTCGCTGACACTGGCCGGGTACGTGTCCGCACTGCCTTCGCGGATCAAGGATACGCTCAAGCGACGGATCAAGGCATCACCTGCCCTGTTCCACCTGGCACTGTCTGCACGTCGGATCGTGCGTTCAGTCTTCCCTGCATGA
- a CDS encoding Wzz/FepE/Etk N-terminal domain-containing protein produces MSYGVPNQDRDMSAGARPADGSAGLDVWALLSRIWARKWFLMLFVLSGIVLSYAALSTVTPHYTGEVRILIEGQTPDPTTPLANQAVREADQKKIESEIQVLLSRSLADQVVTQLKLDTWDEFSTTGGGMFGFGARKPANRAAVIGAYFERLNVYQVGESRVIAIDFWAEHPRSAMMVANAIADLYVGGQLDAQAAVTRRASSWLDEQVDKLRAQVQASEAAVSEFRRKSGIFESNGNLLKNTELAALNAQLITASAARSEVKARLDSARALMQSPAGIETSSEVLDNPLIRQLRQQEVALQRQITDLSADLLPQHPDMIARLAELDDLRRAISAEVGKIARRLENDVRVATARERTLRSSIARLKKDVTEEKQQESELRSLEREAVANRGLLESFLLRASEAGARDDRSIQRPEARIISRAETPESPSFPKKAPILMLAFMASLTFGLLIVLATEMLSGAATPAPRYAAAPSMRRSAPVAPPQTVPAAYGGSYAPQNAYAYQQQPARVPVQHYAQQPQRRQATPAYAVNGAPDPFEPQQRPQMQAHMQPQQVYRSAPPPAPPPMPNHAAPQQMAPRQPVTQMIARLPANPTLTQHDQWVLSQSAQEILRFIASRPSRYGQHVPGRVVRVACGQSGPKGLVGLARLLAQQGQSVVVVGTSPQPTMGLTDVMSRRCGFADVMQPDTQSTARFIGWGSIPVHDDPALIASAMQALAQSAQIVLVGDTDSVVLGLAASFDRASDTSLVLLRGTNAPTQALPQTDTAGLIQIA; encoded by the coding sequence ATGTCTTACGGTGTGCCCAATCAGGATCGGGATATGTCCGCAGGCGCTCGACCGGCTGACGGGTCTGCTGGTCTGGACGTCTGGGCATTGCTGTCGCGCATCTGGGCCCGCAAGTGGTTCCTGATGCTCTTTGTGCTCTCGGGGATTGTACTTTCCTATGCAGCCCTCAGCACGGTGACACCGCACTACACCGGCGAAGTTCGCATTCTAATTGAAGGGCAGACCCCTGACCCGACCACACCGCTGGCCAATCAGGCTGTGCGCGAAGCGGATCAGAAGAAGATCGAAAGCGAAATTCAGGTCCTGCTCTCGCGCTCTCTCGCGGACCAGGTCGTGACCCAGCTGAAGCTCGACACATGGGATGAGTTCTCAACGACCGGCGGCGGCATGTTTGGGTTCGGTGCCCGCAAGCCCGCCAACCGTGCGGCTGTTATTGGCGCCTATTTCGAACGCCTGAATGTCTATCAGGTTGGCGAGTCCCGCGTTATCGCGATTGATTTTTGGGCCGAACATCCACGCAGCGCCATGATGGTCGCCAATGCCATTGCTGATCTTTACGTAGGCGGACAACTGGATGCCCAGGCTGCCGTGACACGCCGGGCAAGTTCCTGGCTTGATGAGCAGGTGGACAAGCTTCGCGCCCAGGTGCAGGCATCAGAAGCAGCCGTCAGTGAATTCCGCCGCAAGTCCGGCATCTTTGAATCAAACGGCAACCTTCTCAAAAATACAGAGCTTGCCGCTCTCAATGCGCAGCTCATCACGGCAAGCGCTGCACGGTCTGAAGTGAAGGCGCGCTTGGACAGTGCACGGGCGTTGATGCAGTCACCGGCCGGCATCGAAACATCCTCTGAAGTGCTTGATAACCCGCTCATTCGCCAGTTGCGCCAGCAGGAAGTGGCATTGCAGCGGCAGATCACGGATCTGTCTGCGGACCTTCTGCCGCAGCACCCCGATATGATTGCGCGCCTGGCCGAACTTGATGATCTGCGCCGTGCCATTTCAGCTGAAGTCGGCAAGATTGCCCGCCGTCTGGAAAATGATGTGCGTGTGGCAACCGCGCGTGAGAGAACGCTGCGGTCATCCATCGCGCGGCTCAAAAAAGATGTAACCGAGGAAAAGCAGCAGGAAAGCGAGTTGCGCTCCCTTGAACGTGAAGCCGTCGCCAACCGTGGGCTGCTGGAATCGTTTCTTCTTCGCGCCAGTGAGGCAGGTGCCCGTGACGACCGGTCCATTCAGCGGCCTGAAGCGCGCATCATCTCCCGTGCAGAAACACCTGAAAGCCCATCCTTCCCGAAGAAGGCGCCTATCCTGATGCTGGCCTTCATGGCTTCGCTGACGTTTGGACTGTTGATTGTACTCGCAACAGAAATGCTCTCAGGCGCGGCAACACCCGCGCCACGCTATGCTGCGGCACCTTCCATGCGTCGGTCCGCGCCGGTAGCGCCTCCACAAACGGTGCCTGCCGCCTATGGCGGGTCTTACGCCCCTCAAAATGCCTACGCCTATCAGCAGCAGCCTGCGCGGGTTCCGGTGCAGCACTATGCCCAGCAGCCGCAACGGCGCCAGGCGACGCCTGCTTACGCGGTGAATGGCGCACCTGATCCATTTGAGCCTCAGCAGCGCCCGCAAATGCAGGCCCACATGCAGCCGCAGCAGGTTTACAGATCCGCGCCTCCGCCAGCTCCGCCACCGATGCCCAACCATGCAGCCCCACAACAGATGGCACCTCGCCAGCCTGTGACGCAGATGATTGCGCGGCTGCCAGCCAATCCAACGCTGACGCAGCATGACCAATGGGTGCTGAGCCAGTCAGCTCAGGAAATCCTGCGTTTTATTGCCTCGCGCCCCAGCCGTTATGGCCAGCACGTTCCTGGTCGTGTGGTGCGTGTGGCATGTGGCCAGTCCGGCCCCAAAGGCCTCGTCGGCCTTGCAAGGCTGCTGGCACAACAGGGGCAGAGTGTTGTTGTCGTGGGGACATCGCCACAGCCCACTATGGGTCTGACGGATGTCATGAGCCGTCGGTGTGGCTTCGCAGATGTCATGCAGCCCGACACTCAGTCGACCGCGCGCTTCATCGGTTGGGGGTCAATCCCTGTTCACGATGATCCTGCATTGATTGCAAGCGCCATGCAGGCCCTGGCTCAATCAGCACAGATTGTTCTGGTTGGAGATACAGATAGCGTCGTTCTGGGCCTTGCGGCTTCGTTCGACCGCGCGTCTGACACGAGCCTCGTTCTCCTGCGGGGCACCAATGCGCCGACACAGGCATTGCCGCAGACAGATACGGCAGGTCTCATTCAAATCGCCTAA
- a CDS encoding GNAT family N-acetyltransferase: protein MNAIAALKHAETLNNQQLVDPQRTDEMVFSTTSDIASLQRVWRNLEQRSATHVFQTWAWVSNWHTYIGKARGITPHIIMATSRDGVMRALLPMGIETRSGLRTLLWLGDEHADFKGPVIDRDLMAGLTTDTAKKLFDEAFRLTRGIDAVKLLDMPEILNDQLNPLLVYPSQRGPAGTHSLTLNAKFDDLYKARRGASSRKKLRQRSRRLTQAAGPTKFKVARTPQARSEAISVMIEQKRARLAEMGADDIFATSNVRAFYRALAEQHPEICQLSTFKAGDDIVATNWGLTWGDRYYYVLSTMTDGEYRCHSPGQLHLNELIEWSTVRGFKVFDFTVGDEDYKDDWCDTSTDLFDVYIGLTIKGRAAAWLHGKARAAKRYIKQSPRLWPLAKKLRKRLYDYRTHTA from the coding sequence ATGAACGCCATTGCGGCCCTGAAACACGCAGAAACGCTGAATAATCAACAGCTTGTCGATCCCCAGAGGACTGACGAGATGGTCTTCAGCACCACCAGCGATATTGCGTCGCTCCAACGCGTCTGGCGCAACCTGGAGCAGCGAAGTGCAACACATGTGTTCCAGACATGGGCCTGGGTCTCGAATTGGCACACATACATCGGCAAGGCGCGTGGAATCACGCCGCACATCATCATGGCAACCAGCCGTGACGGCGTGATGCGGGCGCTTCTTCCCATGGGCATTGAGACACGCTCCGGTCTGCGGACGCTGCTCTGGCTCGGTGACGAACATGCAGACTTCAAAGGCCCGGTGATCGATCGGGACCTGATGGCAGGTCTGACCACTGACACGGCAAAAAAGCTCTTCGATGAAGCCTTTCGGCTGACCCGGGGCATTGACGCGGTCAAGCTGCTCGACATGCCGGAAATTCTGAACGACCAGCTTAACCCCCTGCTCGTCTACCCCAGTCAGCGGGGGCCGGCCGGCACACACTCTCTTACGCTCAATGCCAAGTTTGATGATCTCTACAAGGCAAGACGCGGCGCGTCGTCACGCAAGAAACTCCGGCAACGGTCACGACGGCTGACACAGGCGGCAGGCCCCACGAAATTCAAAGTCGCCCGCACACCTCAGGCGCGGTCAGAAGCCATCTCCGTAATGATCGAGCAAAAACGTGCCCGCCTCGCTGAAATGGGCGCTGACGACATCTTTGCGACGTCCAATGTGCGTGCGTTCTATCGGGCGCTTGCAGAACAGCATCCCGAGATATGCCAGCTGTCCACTTTCAAAGCCGGTGACGACATCGTTGCGACCAACTGGGGCCTCACCTGGGGTGACCGATACTACTACGTTCTGTCCACCATGACGGACGGCGAATATCGATGCCACTCGCCTGGCCAGTTGCACCTCAATGAGCTGATTGAATGGAGCACCGTTCGTGGATTTAAAGTGTTTGATTTCACGGTGGGTGATGAGGACTACAAGGACGACTGGTGCGACACTTCGACAGACCTTTTTGACGTTTACATTGGCTTAACCATCAAAGGCCGCGCTGCAGCTTGGCTGCATGGCAAAGCACGTGCCGCAAAGCGCTACATCAAGCAGTCACCACGCCTGTGGCCACTGGCAAAAAAGCTCAGAAAACGGCTCTACGACTACCGTACGCACACGGCTTAG
- a CDS encoding GNAT family N-acetyltransferase: MSLIETKYPQTAQMPAPLLRGQTVPPAAIANPRFSSQWMAAETLDADFIAEWTELAASASEPNPFYEPPLLLAALAHLPGHKQVRVLTIRDRLMANRLVMLVPLKITSTYRGIPAKCAAPWRHIHTFLATPLVRADYEKDAVTGLMAHLAAEGIPLLRLHHMAADGPVSEAVREVADTTIATTRTFERAILNSELDAEAYLTASISKKKRKEYGRLKRRLTDEGDVTFETPDMSDPACVEGVVLEFLELERTGWKGQAGTAIATRPAEARFFIDACRAAAAAGGLSPLTLRLDNKPIASIINFKGHGTHGDGLFSFKIAYDESYARFSPGVLLELEMTARALTSRDVAWVDSCANPDHPMIDHLWRERRAMQDITLTTSKPTSAALLSITALSEKSAASAKRQIQTVTKTIKKSLLKRKAA, from the coding sequence ATGAGCCTGATTGAGACCAAATATCCCCAAACAGCGCAAATGCCTGCGCCGCTTCTGCGCGGCCAGACCGTGCCGCCAGCCGCAATCGCCAACCCACGTTTCAGCAGCCAGTGGATGGCCGCCGAAACACTGGATGCTGATTTCATCGCCGAATGGACCGAGCTCGCGGCCTCAGCCAGCGAACCAAATCCCTTTTATGAACCGCCACTCCTGCTGGCGGCTTTGGCCCATCTGCCCGGGCACAAACAGGTCAGGGTCTTGACCATTCGCGACAGGCTCATGGCCAACCGGCTGGTGATGCTGGTGCCCCTGAAGATCACCTCAACCTATCGCGGCATTCCCGCCAAATGCGCCGCCCCCTGGCGACACATCCATACCTTCCTCGCAACACCGCTGGTGCGCGCGGACTATGAAAAAGATGCTGTGACCGGCCTGATGGCGCATCTGGCGGCAGAAGGCATTCCCCTGCTGCGCCTGCACCACATGGCCGCCGATGGCCCGGTGAGCGAAGCAGTGCGCGAAGTGGCCGATACGACCATTGCCACGACCCGCACCTTTGAGCGCGCAATCCTGAACAGCGAATTGGATGCAGAGGCCTATCTGACGGCCAGCATCTCGAAAAAGAAACGCAAGGAATATGGGCGGCTAAAACGGCGTCTTACCGACGAAGGGGACGTCACCTTCGAAACCCCTGATATGAGTGACCCCGCCTGTGTAGAGGGCGTGGTGCTTGAGTTCCTTGAACTCGAACGCACGGGCTGGAAGGGTCAGGCCGGCACGGCCATCGCCACCCGCCCCGCTGAGGCCCGGTTCTTCATTGACGCGTGTCGCGCGGCTGCAGCCGCTGGCGGTCTGTCACCACTGACCCTGCGTCTGGACAACAAACCGATCGCAAGCATCATCAACTTCAAAGGGCACGGAACCCACGGCGACGGCTTGTTCTCTTTCAAGATCGCCTATGACGAAAGCTATGCGCGCTTCTCGCCCGGCGTTCTTCTGGAACTCGAGATGACCGCCCGCGCCCTGACGTCAAGGGATGTTGCCTGGGTCGACAGCTGCGCCAATCCCGATCACCCGATGATTGATCACCTGTGGCGCGAACGCCGGGCCATGCAGGACATCACCCTGACGACATCCAAACCAACATCAGCAGCGTTGCTCAGCATCACAGCCCTCAGTGAAAAATCCGCAGCATCTGCAAAACGTCAAATCCAGACAGTGACCAAGACCATCAAAAAGAGTCTGCTGAAAAGGAAAGCAGCATGA
- a CDS encoding cupin-like domain-containing protein, protein MSRILDITQDNADRFSTGTVQAKHHFVESGLFDDDALAELIEGYPEEHMSIHTTTLNPDGVETWRHGSIKGRTGADVVEAIKRGKLWINLQHMEEVAPRYHALVARSFEEINEKNPKLKHMRHNTGILISSPSARVLYHCDISPVVLCHVRGAKRLWLYPNTEEFISNHSREQVVLRETEEEVPYTEDMDKHAQVFDLQPGDLLSWEMQAPHRVDNIEGLNVSMTTAYYTPEAMKQYGVIYGNGVLRRLFGMNPKSVDTKGIAALIKCCLAFVVKKTGFLEANEREFVTTFEVDPSKELGYIEFEGHRA, encoded by the coding sequence ATGTCCCGCATTCTGGATATTACACAGGACAACGCCGACCGTTTTTCGACCGGCACGGTTCAAGCCAAACACCACTTTGTTGAAAGCGGTCTGTTTGATGATGATGCGCTCGCGGAGCTGATTGAAGGCTATCCCGAAGAGCATATGAGCATCCACACCACAACGCTTAACCCAGATGGCGTGGAGACGTGGCGTCATGGCTCCATAAAGGGCCGTACCGGGGCTGACGTGGTCGAGGCCATCAAGCGTGGCAAGCTCTGGATCAATCTCCAGCACATGGAAGAAGTTGCACCGCGCTACCACGCGCTGGTGGCCCGCTCCTTCGAAGAAATCAACGAGAAAAATCCCAAGCTCAAGCACATGCGCCACAACACGGGTATTCTGATTTCCAGCCCGTCAGCCCGCGTGCTTTATCATTGCGATATCTCACCAGTCGTTTTGTGCCACGTCCGGGGTGCCAAGCGTCTTTGGCTCTATCCGAACACGGAAGAGTTCATTTCCAATCACTCTCGCGAACAGGTTGTGCTGCGTGAGACCGAAGAGGAAGTCCCCTACACCGAGGACATGGACAAGCACGCGCAGGTCTTTGATCTGCAGCCAGGCGATCTTCTGTCCTGGGAGATGCAGGCACCGCATCGCGTGGACAACATTGAAGGTCTCAATGTGTCCATGACAACGGCTTACTACACGCCGGAAGCCATGAAGCAGTATGGCGTTATCTACGGCAATGGTGTGCTGCGTCGCCTGTTCGGCATGAACCCCAAGAGCGTTGACACCAAGGGCATTGCCGCGCTGATAAAGTGCTGTCTGGCTTTTGTGGTCAAGAAGACGGGTTTTCTCGAAGCCAACGAACGCGAGTTCGTTACGACTTTTGAAGTCGATCCGTCGAAGGAACTTGGGTACATCGAATTTGAGGGTCATCGGGCCTAG
- a CDS encoding polysaccharide biosynthesis/export family protein, with protein sequence MRAYQKLFGGLSLLSTLVLAGCGGFSNEPQMQAAAAPMPAHPQAASQQPMQHAAPMPGRISQYQLDAGDELRVIVFGQENLSGTFRVDDSGSITMPLLPPLGVRGLSTAQTKTSIEQALSQTLLRNPNVSVEVSRFRPFFILGQVNSPGQYPFVSGMTVETAVAIAGGYTYRANTSRARITRTASNEFKAETNALVMPGDTIFIRERFF encoded by the coding sequence ATGCGTGCGTATCAAAAACTGTTTGGTGGATTGAGCCTCTTGTCGACACTCGTTTTGGCGGGTTGCGGCGGCTTTTCCAATGAACCGCAGATGCAGGCTGCTGCAGCTCCGATGCCGGCCCATCCTCAGGCCGCCAGTCAGCAGCCCATGCAGCATGCTGCGCCCATGCCCGGACGCATATCCCAGTATCAACTGGACGCTGGCGATGAACTGCGTGTGATCGTGTTTGGCCAGGAAAACCTGTCCGGCACATTCCGTGTCGATGATTCAGGCTCCATCACAATGCCCCTGCTGCCGCCTTTGGGTGTGCGCGGGCTGTCTACTGCACAGACCAAGACGTCCATTGAGCAGGCCCTGTCGCAGACATTGCTCCGCAATCCAAATGTGTCTGTTGAAGTGTCGCGGTTTCGCCCGTTCTTCATTCTCGGGCAGGTCAACTCTCCGGGACAATATCCGTTCGTCTCCGGCATGACTGTTGAGACGGCTGTGGCCATCGCCGGTGGGTACACCTATCGCGCCAACACGTCACGCGCGCGCATCACACGCACTGCCTCCAACGAATTCAAGGCTGAGACGAACGCCCTTGTTATGCCCGGCGACACCATCTTCATCCGCGAACGGTTTTTCTAA